One Plasmodium cynomolgi strain B DNA, chromosome 12, whole genome shotgun sequence genomic region harbors:
- a CDS encoding lysine-tRNA ligase (putative) — MFSDLLPILRYHKNFGSHFYKQHSCSAAILNKNKNIICPVNCKQSFTKMSEKKEHVMEGEKKVASNQQTKDKKKEEEAEVDPRLYYENRSKFIQEQKAKGINPYPHKFERTITLPEYVEKYQHLASGEHLENTVLNVTGRIMRVSASGQKLRFFDLVGDGAKIQVLANFAFHDHTKSNFAEAYDKIRRGDIVGIVGFPGKSKKGELSIFPKETIILSACLHMLPMKYGLKDTEIRCRQRYLDLMINESTRSTFITRTKIINYLRNFLNDRGFIEVETPTMNLVAGGANAKPFITHHNDLDLDLYLRIATELPLKMLIVGGIDKVYEIGKVFRNEGIDQTHNPEFTSCEFYWAYADFYDLIKWSEDFFSSLVMHLFGTYKILYNKDGPEKDPIEIDFTPPYPKVSIVEELEKLTNTKLEQPFDSPETINKMISLIKENKIEMPNPPTAAKLLDQLASHFIENQYPNRPFFIIEHPQIMSPLAKYHRSKPGLTERLEMFICGKEVLNAYTELNDPFKQKECFAAQQKDREKGDAEAFQLDAPFCTSLEYGLPPTGGLGLGIDRITMFLTNKNCIKDVILFPTMRPAS, encoded by the exons CAGTCCTTCACCAAAATGAGtgagaaaaaggagcatgTGATGGAGGGCGAAAAGAAAGTCGCCAGCAACCAGCAGACCAA ggacaagaaaaaggaagaggaggcgGAGGTCGACCCACGGCTGTACTACGAGAACAGGTCCAAATTCATCCAGGAGCAAAAGGCCAAGGGCATCAACCCCTACCCACACAAATTTGAGAGGACAATAACCTTGCCAGAATATGTGGAAAAGTACCAACACCTGGCAAGCGGAGAGCACCTGGAAAATACCGTTCTAAATGTGACAGGAAGAATAATGAGAGTGTCCGCCTCAGGACAGAAGCTGCGTTTTTTCGACTTGGTTGGCGATGGAGCTAAAATACAAGTGCTAGCCAACTTCGCATTCCATGACCATACCAAGTCAAATTTTGCAGAAGCGTATGACAAAATAAGACGAGGAGATATCGTAGGAATTGTGGGGTTCCcaggaaaaagcaaaaagggagagttAAGTATATTCCCCAAGGAAACGATCATCCTATCTGCCTGTCTTCACATGCTGCCAATGAAGTATGGATTAAAGGATACAGAAATTAGATGCCGACAAAGATACCTAGATTTAATGATAAATGAATCCACCAGAAGTACCTTCATTACCAGAACCAAAATTATTAACTATTTGAGAAATTTTCTAAACGATAGAGGATTCATAGAAGTAGAAACTCCAACCATGAATTTAGTAGCAGGCGGTGCAAATGCCAAACCATTTATTACCCACCATAATGACTTAGATTTAGATCTCTACCTCCGCATAGCCACAGAGTTACCTCTAAAAATGCTAATCGTAGGAGGTATAGACAAGGTATATGAAATAGGAAAGGTGTTCAGAAATGAAGGAATAGACCAAACACATAACCCTGAATTTACCTCCTGTGAATTCTATTGGGCTTATGCAGATTTTTATGACCTCATCAAATGGTCTGaagattttttctcctctctaGTTATGCACCTATTTGGgacatacaaaattttgtataataaaGATGGGCCAGAAAAAGATCCCATAGAAATAGATTTCACTCCTCCATATCCCAAAGTTTCAATCGTAGAAgagttggaaaaattaaCTAACACCAAGTTAGAACAACCATTTGATTCTCCAGAAACGATTAACAAAATGATCTCCTTGAttaaggaaaacaaaatcgaAATGCCAAACCCACCGACTGCTGCAAAACTATTAGATCAGCTAGCTTCCCATTTTATAGAAAATCAATATCCTAATAGACCTTTCTTCATTATTGAGCACCCACAAATTATGAGTCCCTTAGCCAAATATCATAGATCCAAACCTGGGTTAACTGAACGCTTGGAAATGTTTATCTGTGGGAAGGAAGTCCTAAATGCCTACACAGAATTGAATGACCCTTTTAAACAGAAGGAATGCTTTGCAGCACAACAAAAGGATAGGGAAAAGGGAGATGCAGAGGCCTTTCAGTTGGAtgctccattttgtacatccCTGGAATATGGACTTCCCCCCACGGGTGGCCTTGGACTGGGTATCGACCGAATCACTATGTTCCTGACCAACAAGAATTGCATTAAAGATGTGATCCTCTTCCCGACCATGCGCCCTGCGAGTTAA
- a CDS encoding hypothetical protein (putative), which yields MTDKDATSCDVAHFLKNFADLEKSYEHLLNRKKQNELRLTEALRSLDEMKEQYEQEKKKNFEMSIAIGEHTDKLIKKHSYAESYDFVKRQNDDFKEKIESLRREKEQDKLLMEERTKSLEMKKQREVEEYDGKLRENKNKLLQLESQIVELDLDIVSKDEEINKLSSLLKEIKKEHETERLEYELKIKDLIKKKTKAVGKEAMRDIINDNGSHALKNLKNKLHKCNKMEKENANLKRTINKTEKKTSSAQDRTKIGCIKSLYKI from the exons ATGACGGACAAAGACGCGACATCCTGCGACGTGGCGCACTTCCTGAAAAACTTCGCAGACTTAGAAAAATCCTACGAACATCTCCTCAAccggaaaaaacaaaacgagcTCAGACTCACTGAGGCGCTCAGGAGTCTTGACGAAATGAAGGAGCAGTacgaacaggaaaaaaaaa AGAATTTCGAAATGTCAATTGCTATAGGGGAACACACAGATAAGCTAATAAAAAAGCACAGTTACGCGGAAAG TTACGACTTCGTGAAAAGGCAGAACGAtgattttaaagaaaaaatcgaatcCCTGCGGAGGGAAAAGGAACAGG ACAAGCTGCTCATGGAGGAGAGAACAAAATCCCTGGAGATGAAGAAACAGAGAGAAGTGGAAGAATACGATGGCAAGCTG AgagagaacaaaaataaattgcttcAACTGGAGAGTCAAATAGTAGAGCTTGACTTGGACATCGTGTCAAAGGA CGAGGAGATAAACAAACTCTCCTCactattaaaagaaattaaaaaggaacacgAAACGGAGAGACTGGAGTACGAgctgaaaataaaagacttgattaaaaaaaagacgaaagCAGTCGGAAAA GAGGCCATGCGGGACATAATAAATGACAATGGAAGTCACGccttgaaaaatttaaaaaacaagcTCCAC AaatgcaacaaaatggaaaaggaaaatgccaATTTGAAAAGGACCATAAACAAAACcgagaaaaaaacgagcaGTGCACAAGACCGCACAAAAATTGGATGTATCAAGAgcttatataaaatataa
- a CDS encoding hypothetical protein (putative), producing MKRCRARGGKTTGHCSCEEGHSPKQNFQVNEYCILALFRRTHKGRRHKRHNTAIMTLKFLLLLFLHRFAAKCFSLKRPLLSSPRNSPVLLYNANSKALQKGSNYFFCAAKKKHPPGSNKFSLREKKEDENTEPSRNNSPNSNIFRNKYNYIPSLQEIKADIENFKREKSFYFTEHSILEAISVENNIVVVNIEGMFFEDVNVVFAEVTKYLLNKHLGILGVHPYNIKSLNIGKGET from the exons ATGAAGCGTTGCCGCGCGAGAGGAGGCAAAACCACGGGACATTGCTCATGTGAGGAAGGGCACTCCCCCAAGCAGAATTTCCAAGTGAATGAGTACTGCATTTTGGCGCTATTTCGAAGAACTCACAAGGGAAG ACGGCACAAACGGCACAACACAGCAATAATGACATTGAAATTCctgcttttactttttcttcaccgtTTTGCGGCCAAATGCTTCTCCCTGAAGAGGCCACTCCTGAGTAGCCCCCGAAATTCACCTGTCCTACTGTACAACGCAAATTCGAAGGCCCTCCAAAAAGGCAGCAACTACTTTTTCTGCgctgccaaaaaaaaacacccccCAGGTAGTAACAAATTCAGtttgcgcgaaaaaaaagaagatgaaaATACCGAACCGTCCAGAAATAATTCCCCCAATTCAAACATATTTAGAAACAAATACAACTACATTCCGTCACTTCAAGAAATCAAAGCGGACATAGAGAATTTCAAGAGAGAAAAATCTTTTTACTTCACGGAACACAGTATACTCGAAGCCATCAGTGTAGAAAATAATATCGTCGTGGTCAACATTGAGGGCATGTTTTTCGAAGATGTTAACGTAGTATTCGCAGAAGTAACCAAGTATTTGCTCAATAAGCATTTGGGCATTTTGGGCGTACACCCGTACAACATCAAGTCGCTCAACAtaggaaaaggggaaacttAA
- a CDS encoding ATP-binding protein (putative), with amino-acid sequence MKYGQVVVGPAGSGKTNYCKLMKEFMKIKKRNCYVVNLDSASEEYYYERKKKSINTTSNIEKELKQYYDTIYDIDIRNYVDVNSLMEDQMLGPNCALLRSVELLYENSYLLEDELNNYDEDENYFIIDTPGQIELYTHTDYFKKILNIFTDQNIRLIVVFLVDISFISSNTKLLSAYLTSLSTMINFELPHINILTKCDLLVSKNYYQELRKFKHNNNFFFQRKLYKKINKKIKGGRAGQSDDEEKRSSEDLGDSFLKEMECINGDKSFKDEYILCSDYDKRSVSSFSSASMSEGRSEKFGKNSSDENSSSSVRSEEIEEKIYQKNYEKLNDILSLDPHDIVMTANKCMSRKYYKLNNAFAHIIEDFNLVSFIPLNIYDDDNVDFIINSIDMIIQYGEDKDVNDNYDM; translated from the exons ATGAAATACGGGCAAGTCGTGGTGGGGCCTGCTGGGAGcgggaaaacaaattattgcAAGCTGATGAAAGAgtttatgaaaataaaaaaacgaaattgctATGTAGTCAATTTGGACAGCGCGAGTGAAGAGTACTACTACgagagaaagaagaaatcgATCAACACCACGTCCAACATCGAAAAGGAATTGAAGCAATATTATGACACCATTTACGACATCGACATAAGGAACTACGTGGATGTAAACAGCCTAATGGAAGATCAGATGCTTGGCCCCAATTGTGCTTTACTAAGGAGTGTAGAGTTGTTGTACGAAAATTCATATTTGCTGGAAGACGAATTAAATAACTACGACGAggatgaaaattatttcatcatTGATACTCCTGGACAGATAGAGCTGTACACACACACGgattattttaagaaaattttaaacatattCACAGATCAAAATATAAGATTGATAGTTGTCTTCTTAGTagatatttcttttattagtTCGAATACGAAGCTGCTGTCAGCGTACCTGACCAGCTTATCCACTATGATAAACTTTGAATTACCTcacattaatatattaacgaAATGTGACCTTTTGGTGAGTAAAAACTACTACCAAGAATTGAGAAAATTTAAGCATAacaataatttctttttccagaggaagttatataaaaagatTAACAAAAAGATTAAAGGCGGCCGAG CGGGACAGAGtgacgatgaagaaaaacgatcAAGTGAGGATTTGGGTGATAGTTTTCTCAAAGAAATGGAATGCATAAACGGTGATAAGTCTTTTAAAGacgaatatattttgtgttCCGATTATGACAAGAGAAGCGTTTCAAGTTTTTCTTCTGCTAGCATGTCCGAGGGAAGGAGCGAAAAATtcggaaaaaattcatcagACGAGAACAGCAGTAGCAGCGTGCGGTCAgaagaaattgaagaaaaaatttaccaaaaaaattatgaaaaattaaatgatataCTTTCTTTGGACCCCCATGATATTGTCATGACGGCCAACAAATGCATGTCCAGGAAGTACTACAAACTGAACAATGCCTTTGCGCATATTATCGAGGATTTCAATTTGGTTTCCTTTATCCCGTTAAACATTTACGACGATGATAACGTAGATTTTATTATCAACTCGATAGATATGATCATACAGTACGGGGAGGACAAGGACGTGAACGACAATTACGACATGTGA
- a CDS encoding hypothetical protein (putative), with product MHFDFTLQTCCERNQNITFVSISACVLINAMFWKCKILEPFKLLTVFLHEFSHASACWLTGGRVKSIEVNRNHGGCTNTIGGNKFLILPAGYIGSCFYGMFFILMAYINKWTLITSAAFLCFLLLIVLIFYANNFFLRLLCVLFLTLTISVWVLCVHFKEDVHYWPLKIIMTFIGVLNEIYSMVDIIEDLITRSVPESDAYKYAELTKCNSKFCGALWFVVNLTFICLTVYLIGAIHVKTFDN from the exons ATGCATTTCGACTTCACCTTGCAGACTTGCTGCGAGCGAAACCAAAACATCACCTTCGTGAGCATCTCTGCTTGCGTGCTGATAAACGCCATGTTTTGGAAGTGCAAAATTTTGGAGCCCTTCAAACTGCTAACCGTTTTTTTGCACGAGTTTTCGCATGCGTCGGCCTGTTGGTTGACGGGGGGCCGAGTGAAGAGCATAG AGGTGAACAGAAATCATGGAGGATGCACAAACACAATTGGAGGAAACAAATTCCTAATTCTGCCCGCTGGCTACATTGGCTCCTGTTTCTACgggatgttttttattttgatggCATACATAAACAAATGGACCCTGATCACATCCGCTGCCTTCTTATGCTTCTTACTCTTAAtagtgttaattttttatgcgaataattttttcctaagGCTTCTTTGCGTCCTCTTCTTAACGCTTACCATTTCGGTGTGGgttttgtgtgtgcattttaaGGAAGATGTGCACTATTGGCCCCTAAAAATTATCATGACTTTTATAGGCGTACTCAACGAAATATATAGCATGGTGGACATAATTGAAGACTTAATTACGAGATCTGTGCCTGAGTCCGATGCGTATAAATATGCAGAACTGACCAAATGTAACTCCAAGTTTTGTGGGGCCCTATGGTTTGTGGTCAATTTGACTTTTATATGTTTGACCGTTTATTTGATCGGCGCAATTCATGTGAAGACCTTTGACAATTGA
- a CDS encoding hypothetical protein (putative) — IEIKDVFELLNYPCVYQNCKKKFSISENEDYKGTLETNVISKIDKKNIENFQQYQKELQNMLENIKVFNEKYRMDVPLLFIIENLISLHLINEYKINNIVKKIQDHNIAMPELKSDLPSYFVQTLEVEERENESEGELGRKLSEMSNLSINNSVVKDLLETSHVRINLSKLREQNEENYFHAGRPVYSSSYNSKSNDLLAFKKEEEGGGSRGGGAAAAGGGDEDAPGGGGVHTAGEENSLAQHRDEEDPSNMSVRKKEEKKSIIENIGLSEETLKLLNLLPQKRKAE, encoded by the coding sequence atcGAAATAAAGGACGTATTCGAATTGCTTAACTACCCCTGTGTGTATCAAAActgcaagaaaaaattcagcatCAGCGAAAATGAGGATTACAAAGGTACGCTGGAAACAAATGTCATAAGTAaaatagacaaaaaaaatatcgaaaattTTCAGCAGTACCAAAAAGAGTTGCAAAACATGCTGGAAAATATTAAGGTGTTTAATGAAAAGTACAGAATGGATGttcctttgctttttatCATCGAAAATTTAATCAGCTTACACTTAATTAatgaatacaaaataaataacattgTGAAGAAAATTCAGGACCATAACATTGCTATGCCTGAGTTGAAGAGCGACTTGCCAAGTTACTTTGTCCAAACGTTAGAAGtggaagaaagggaaaatgaAAGTGAAGGAGAACTGGGACGGAAGTTAAGCGAAATGAGTAACTTATCCATTAATAACAGTGTTGTTAAGGATCTGCTAGAAACCTCACATGTCAGAATTAATTTGTCTAAATTGAGAGAACAGAATGAAGAGAATTATTTCCACGCGGGGAGGCCAGTGTACAGCTCCAGCTACAATTCAAAGTCAAATGACCTTTTGGCattcaaaaaggaggaagaggggggaggaagtagaggaggaggagcagcagcagcaggagggggAGATGAAGATGCccctggggggggaggtgtaCACACTGCTGGGGAAGAAAACAGCCTCGCACAACATAGGGATGAAGAGGATCCCAGCAATATGTCTGtgaggaaaaaggaggagaagaaaagcaTCATTGAAAATATCGGGTTATCCGAGGAAACGCTCAAGCTGCTTAATTTGCTGCCCCAAAAGAGGAAGGCGGAGTGA